TTCTGAGAGATTAACTTATAAAGGCTTTGGGCAGGAAAACCCCATAGCGGATAATTCGACAGAAGAGGGTCGAGCTCAAAACAGACGCACATCTATCAAAATATTAGAATAGATACTCACTAATTAATTATTTTTGGTAAAATATTTAGACTTTTTGAAAAGTAATAGAGATTATGAATAAAATACCTAAACAGCTATTATTTCTGTTTTCATTTATCCTTTTTGCTGTTTTTGTATGGTATTTTAATAGTATTTTAATTTATTTAGTAATTGCCTGGATTTTATCATTGATCGGAGAGCCGGTAATGAATTTCTTTGAAAAACTCAGGTATAAAAAGTTTTATGTACCCCGATTTCTCTCTGCAGCACTTACTATCATCAGCTTCTATCTTGTTTTAATCTTTTTCCTGATGATATTTGTCCCATTGGTAGTGAAAGAGGCCCGCTTCTTTACCAATTATAATATAGAAGATATTACATATTTCATTGAAGGTCCGTTGGAAAATTTAGATGATTTTTTGAAAACCAATAAGATAAAAGAGGAAGGCTCTCCGACGTCTATTGAATTTTTAGAAAGTGAAATAAGAGGGTTTTTAAACTTTCAAAATGTCAACAAAGTACTCACGCAGTTGATAGACATTATTGGGGGGTTCTTTGTTGCTCTCTTTTCCGTCACTTTCATTCTCTTCTTTTTTCTGAAAGACCGGGATTTTTTCTTTAATATGATATTGATGTTTACCCCTTCCGAATATGAAGGGAGGGTAGCGAATATTTTGAAAAAAGTAAAACTGCTTCTGGTTCGCTATTTTGTGGGTATTATTATTCAAATTAGTATGATTACAATGCTAATTTCCGGTGGTTTGTATTTTGTAGGAGTTGAAAATCCTTTATTCATAGGTTTGCTGGCCGGAATCTGGAATATAGTGCCTTATCTGGGGCCATTGATAGGAGCTACTATAGGAGTTATATTGGGATTAAGTGGTTTTGTGGAAAAAGGGGCCATAGAAATAAATTATTATATATTAATATTTCAGCTTTTGAGTGTATTTGCTATTGTGCAAATACTGGATAATATCTTGTTTCAGCCTGTAATTTTTTCTAATAGCGTAAAGGCCCACCCGA
The Chitinophagaceae bacterium genome window above contains:
- a CDS encoding AI-2E family transporter; translation: MNKIPKQLLFLFSFILFAVFVWYFNSILIYLVIAWILSLIGEPVMNFFEKLRYKKFYVPRFLSAALTIISFYLVLIFFLMIFVPLVVKEARFFTNYNIEDITYFIEGPLENLDDFLKTNKIKEEGSPTSIEFLESEIRGFLNFQNVNKVLTQLIDIIGGFFVALFSVTFILFFFLKDRDFFFNMILMFTPSEYEGRVANILKKVKLLLVRYFVGIIIQISMITMLISGGLYFVGVENPLFIGLLAGIWNIVPYLGPLIGATIGVILGLSGFVEKGAIEINYYILIFQLLSVFAIVQILDNILFQPVIFSNSVKAHPMEIFLVLLIAATLAGIVGMILAIPTYTILRVISKEFFSEFKVIKKITRHL